From Drosophila nasuta strain 15112-1781.00 chromosome X, ASM2355853v1, whole genome shotgun sequence, one genomic window encodes:
- the LOC132795501 gene encoding keratin, type I cytoskeletal 10, whose product MRPPALLLITLCACSCTWRCNARPKGMQMQSQYLRAITTYRRLERSLPPQELRALTALGLLNGARQAEEQMEQHLVQEIKELLQETDLQQGNQVMLKIDEIEQELMRDKRALNILSSAVDVLGTTKNEQQFRQDLRSILEQERSEFQQHQQSHNSIDQLQLGERLGQLRLHILEQIPQMKNTLESKIEAALEQILKQATVDGPLAKASLKVLHKRAAEPEQTEEKPVERPKEIHVIKSILSEDDFRENLVEQQFEGSENSNKQLQPKDEIDEAALDIDSQNITAKPMPQTHGKQEDGDGFDDEGDAGGADAGGGGGGGLVGIIGSLSGGEGGSDVGALIGALTGLISSLFGPGGLDIESLISTSTSLLAGLLSGNKNFGVVLGQYVGTAFDGLSGGGGAVNNGQFLGHFLGTVLAALSADPEDEGPPQPLTFAKSFLSGFTESKFRPNSAEASEERHGSTELSFQKKKKDASGHSFDSGGFVKQIASHLVSSALGLLLNASLGASGGASHASAGLFTSSSHHMKSVTGRSWSPQPQPQTQQTYGY is encoded by the exons ATGCGACCTCCTGCCCTGCTGCTCATTACACTGTGTGCCTGCTCCTGCACCTGGCGTTGCAATGCCAGACCAAAGggaatgcaaatgcaatcacAATACCTTCGGGCGATCACCACATATCGGAGATTGGAACGTAGTCTGCCGCCGCAGGAGCTGCGCGCATTAACTGCGCTGGGATTATTGAATGGTGCTCGTCAGGCCGAGGAACAAATGGAGCAGCATCTGGTGCAAGAGATCAAGGAACTGCTGCAAGAGACCGATCTGCAGCAGGGCAATCAAGTCATGCTAAAGATCGATGAGATCGAGCAGGAATTGATGCGAGATAAGCGTGCTCTGAATATTCTCAGCAGCGCTGTCGATGTCCTGGGCACCACTAAGAATGAGCAACAGTTTCGCCAGGATCTGCGCAGTATCTTGGAACAGGAACGTTCTGAATttcagcagcatcagcagtcACATAATTCGATAGATCAGCTGCAACTCGGTGAACGATTGGGGCAATTGCGTCTGCATATACTCGAGCAGATTCCACAGATGAAGAACACGTTGGAGAGCAAAATCGAAGCGGCTTTGGAGCAGATTCTGAAGCAGGCAACAGTTGATGGACCCTTGGCCAAGGCTAGCTTAAAGGTGCTGCACAAACGAGCTGCAGAGCCAGAGCAGACAGAAGAAAAGCCTGTGGAAAGACCCAAGGAAATTCATGTGATTAAATCTATTCTGTCGGAG GACGACTTTCGAGAGAATCTAGTGGAACAACAGTTCGAGGGCAGTGAGAATAGCAATAAACAGTTGCAGCCAAAAGATGAAATTGATGAGGCGGCTTTGGATATTGAT TCGCAAAACATTACAGCCAAACCGATGCCGCAAACTCATGGCAAGCAGGAGGATGGAGATGGTTTCGATGACGAAGGCGATGCTGGCGGAGCTGatgcaggaggaggaggaggcggcggGCTTGTGGGCATCATTGGCAGCTTAAGTGGC GGCGAAGGCGGTTCGGATGTTGGCGCATTAATCGGTGCACTTACGGGTCTCATCTCATCGCTGTTTGGC CCTGGTGGTCTGGACATTGAGTCCCTGATTAGCACCTCAACCTCATTGCTGGCGGGTTTGTTATCAGGCAACAAGAATTTTGGCGTCGTTCTTGGCCAATATGTGGGCACCGCCTTCGATGGATTATCTGGCGGCGGCGGAGCG gtGAACAATGGACAGTTTCTTGGCCACTTTCTGGGCACTGTGTTGGCTGCACTTAGCGCT GATCCCGAAGATGAGGGTCCGCCGCAACCTTTGACATTCGCCAAGAGCTTTCTGAGCGGTTTCACCGAGTCAAAGTTTCGCCCCAACTCAGCTGAGGCGTCAGAGGAGCGTCACGGCAGCACGGAATTATCGTttcaaaagaagaaaaaggaTGCTAGCGGCCATTCCTTTGATTCTGGTGGATTTGTCAAGCAAATTGCATCGCATTTAGTGAGCAGCGCACTGGGATTGCTGCTAAATGCATCGCTGGGAGCATCTGGCGGTGCTTCGCATGCCTCCGCTGGTTTATTCACGAGCAGCAGCCATCACATGAAATCAGTCACGGGCAGATCGTGGTcaccacagccacagccacagacaCAGCAGACTTATGGATATTAA